From Micromonospora sp. NBC_01699, a single genomic window includes:
- a CDS encoding M16 family metallopeptidase: MTLIADRPETGEPRPYRFPNVVRRTVAGGEVVAAHLPGHNLAAATLLLDAGAGREPLGREGLGGVLAKALEEGTAQRDSSAYALALEGLGTELSIGSDWDAFQVGVQVPVRRLLAAVQLMAEAVRTPRLDPADIDRVRDDEVTALRMYWANPGPRADAALRADLFGADQRHGRPMDGDPDSVAAIGVDDVKAFHADWLLRPGTLLVAGDLDKLDLDALGEAAFAGAAGQPAPVEGPIGVAVREQRRIIVVDRPGSVQSTLRLGHPGPHRAHPDYVPMTLVGTVLGGAFTSRLNHLLREVRGYTYGIRSDFGLSRRFGRFVVAGNVQTAVTAPALVDAIGEISRTAAEGVTEPELAVARSWRAGQLSVELQSPRAIVGALGTLVLYGLPDDYHATLRTRLLAATEAEVSAAAATHLHPDGLTLVVEGDAALIRDEIVATGLGDVVDAER, encoded by the coding sequence ATGACGCTCATCGCTGACCGTCCGGAGACGGGCGAGCCGAGGCCGTACCGGTTCCCGAACGTGGTCCGGCGGACGGTGGCCGGCGGTGAGGTGGTCGCCGCCCACCTGCCCGGCCACAACCTGGCCGCCGCCACGCTGCTGCTCGACGCGGGCGCCGGCCGGGAGCCGCTCGGCCGCGAGGGGCTCGGCGGGGTGCTGGCCAAGGCCCTCGAAGAGGGGACCGCCCAGCGGGACTCGTCGGCGTACGCACTGGCCCTGGAGGGGCTCGGCACCGAGCTGAGCATCGGCAGCGACTGGGACGCCTTCCAGGTCGGGGTGCAGGTGCCGGTCCGCCGGCTGCTGGCCGCGGTGCAACTGATGGCCGAGGCCGTCCGGACGCCCAGGCTCGACCCGGCCGACATCGATCGGGTACGCGACGACGAGGTCACCGCGCTGCGGATGTACTGGGCCAACCCCGGCCCCCGGGCCGACGCCGCGCTGCGGGCCGACCTGTTCGGCGCCGACCAGCGGCACGGCCGCCCGATGGACGGCGACCCGGACTCGGTGGCCGCGATCGGGGTGGACGACGTCAAGGCGTTCCACGCCGACTGGCTGCTCCGGCCCGGCACCCTGCTCGTCGCCGGTGACCTGGACAAACTCGACCTCGACGCGCTCGGCGAGGCGGCGTTCGCCGGAGCCGCCGGGCAACCGGCACCGGTCGAGGGGCCGATCGGGGTCGCCGTACGCGAACAGCGGCGGATCATCGTGGTGGACCGGCCCGGTTCGGTGCAGTCGACGTTGCGCCTCGGGCACCCCGGACCGCACCGCGCGCACCCGGACTACGTGCCGATGACCCTGGTCGGCACCGTGCTCGGCGGGGCGTTCACGTCGCGGCTGAACCACCTGCTGCGCGAGGTGCGCGGCTACACGTACGGCATCCGCTCCGACTTCGGCCTGTCCCGGCGGTTCGGCCGGTTCGTGGTCGCCGGCAACGTACAGACGGCGGTGACCGCGCCCGCCCTGGTGGACGCGATCGGCGAGATCAGCCGTACGGCGGCCGAGGGCGTGACCGAGCCGGAGTTGGCGGTCGCCCGGTCCTGGCGAGCGGGTCAGCTCTCGGTCGAGTTGCAGTCGCCCCGGGCCATCGTCGGCGCGCTCGGCACCCTGGTGCTGTACGGGCTGCCGGACGACTACCACGCCACGTTGCGTACCCGGTTGTTGGCCGCGACCGAGGCGGAGGTCTCCGCGGCGGCCGCGACCCACCTGCACCCGGACGGCCTGACCCTGGTGGTGGAGGGCGACGCGGCGCTGATCCGGGACGAGATCGTGGCCACCGGCCTCGGCGACGTGGTCGACGCCGAGCGGTAA
- a CDS encoding M16 family metallopeptidase, with translation MPETGYPWPIETTRLDNGLRVVVSEDRTAPVVAVNLWYDVGSRHEPDGQTGFAHLFEHLMFEGSVNVAKTEHMKLIQGSGGSLNATTNPDRTNYFNTVPAEHLALVLWLEADRLGGLVPALTQETLDNQREVVKNERRQRYENVPYGDAWLRLLPLLYPPGHPYHHSTIGSMEDLNAADLATFQNFHSTYYAPNNVVLTVVGDTSAGEVFRLVERFFGGLKPRADIPPAPDGLVVPATGAPARETVYADVPAPRVYLAHRTYPFGTPEYDAVTVLGYLLGHGRGSRLYQRLADGARLAQPDNIGAYGVDLAHAPAPLIITATARPGVSAEELTAGLTEVVDELADGGVTGAELDRARALLTTAWWRSLATVDGRADTLGRYALQFGDPARAADRLPGWLGVGADQLAEVAAEVLRPADRVTLTYLPEEKA, from the coding sequence ATGCCCGAGACCGGTTACCCCTGGCCGATCGAGACCACCCGGCTGGACAACGGCCTGCGTGTGGTCGTCAGCGAGGACCGCACCGCCCCCGTGGTGGCGGTCAACCTCTGGTACGACGTCGGGTCGCGCCACGAACCCGACGGCCAGACCGGCTTCGCCCACCTCTTCGAGCACCTCATGTTCGAGGGCTCGGTGAACGTGGCCAAGACCGAGCACATGAAGCTGATCCAGGGCTCCGGCGGTTCGCTCAACGCGACCACCAACCCGGACCGGACCAACTACTTCAACACGGTGCCGGCCGAGCACCTGGCCCTGGTGCTGTGGCTGGAGGCCGACCGGTTGGGCGGCCTGGTGCCCGCGCTGACCCAGGAGACGCTGGACAACCAGCGTGAGGTGGTGAAGAACGAGCGGCGTCAGCGCTACGAGAACGTCCCGTACGGCGACGCGTGGCTGCGCCTGCTGCCACTGCTCTACCCGCCGGGGCACCCGTACCACCACTCGACGATCGGGTCGATGGAGGACCTGAACGCCGCCGACCTGGCCACCTTCCAGAACTTCCACAGCACCTACTACGCGCCGAACAACGTGGTCCTCACCGTCGTCGGCGACACCTCGGCCGGCGAGGTCTTCCGGCTGGTCGAGCGGTTCTTCGGCGGGCTGAAGCCGCGAGCCGACATCCCGCCGGCACCGGACGGGCTGGTGGTGCCGGCGACCGGCGCACCGGCACGCGAGACGGTGTACGCCGACGTACCGGCGCCGCGGGTCTACCTGGCGCACCGCACGTACCCGTTCGGCACCCCGGAGTACGACGCGGTGACCGTACTCGGCTATCTGCTCGGGCACGGTCGGGGCAGCCGGCTCTACCAGCGGCTCGCCGACGGGGCCCGGCTCGCCCAGCCGGACAACATCGGCGCGTACGGGGTCGACCTGGCGCACGCGCCGGCCCCGCTGATCATCACCGCCACCGCCCGTCCCGGTGTGTCCGCCGAGGAGCTGACCGCCGGGCTGACCGAGGTGGTCGACGAACTTGCCGACGGCGGGGTGACCGGGGCGGAACTCGACCGGGCCCGCGCCCTGCTGACCACCGCCTGGTGGCGTTCGCTCGCCACGGTCGACGGCCGGGCCGACACCCTCGGCCGGTACGCGCTCCAGTTCGGCGACCCGGCCCGCGCCGCCGACCGGCTGCCGGGCTGGCTCGGTGTCGGTGCCGACCAACTGGCCGAGGTGGCCGCCGAGGTGCTGCGTCCGGCCGACCGGGTGACCCTGACCTACCTGCCGGAGGAGAAGGCATGA